Below is a genomic region from Drosophila kikkawai strain 14028-0561.14 chromosome X, DkikHiC1v2, whole genome shotgun sequence.
AACGAGAAACGGAGACAGCCAAAAGTCCATTTCGATCTCATAAATGTTAACGGTCATTCACCAGAGCGGGGGGTAGAAATAACAatggcaacaaaaaacaatgccaaaaaaggggaaaatatatgttttgtCTTCTCACCAAAGtcgaatatttaaatatcctAACtggttgatatttttattcctAGAAACTGAtgggaatttgtgattttaatttattataaagaaatacaaGGTCTTGtgttatttgttaattaataatattaattaatttaatcataattaatattaataaattgattGTGAGCTTACTgagataataattatttaaaataatatttattatatatattatttattaatattgtaaatacttttttacactttcggagcttattaaattatacaaaaatttaaatacttctTGGAGAGATTATTTTCTTcattcattatattttattttaaagaaaaccctttaaaatgcatccaatttaaataaatattaaatatctctcaaaaataaaatcaaataaaattaaaaatagccACAAACCTCATCCCATAGCCTACCAACTCTAATCACAATCGCAGGGCAGTGACAGTGCCGCCAAGccacattatttattatttgttatattcAAGAGCTGGGCTCTTTTTGCTGGTCAAGCGAAAGAAATCACTTGATATGCAGGCGAGAATAAAGCAGAACAGACCCAAATCGAGTTGGTTCTGACCAAAAAAGATGGAGATCTCGCGCGAGACGAGACAAAAGGCGACAAGAAATAAACCTGATCGTAGCCAgactcggacttggatttagataCAGATTGAGACCGAGGCAGAGATATTCCCCCTGTCGTCCACTATCACAAGAtcgaggaggcggaggaggagagTCGCCGGGGTTCCGTTTGAAAGTTGAACTTTTTGTGTTCGCCGCCAATCTAGTTGGCATTGACCGCAAACCATCAAAGCAATATCTTGTTAACTACACAGGGAAGAAATGTTAATATTAAGATGCTgttagatttaaatataaaatttggtttttatattcaaAGGTCAAACAATTAGGAGAAAGTTACAGTATTAGAGTACTTAAAATTGCTGTTTTTATAATGTATTATAGTATTTCTTGTAATTAAAATccttttgaatatattaaatagaaattaagCATTATCCTCTGTGTATAATCAGACGCAAACTCATTGGGGCTTTAACTGATGGCTTCGACTGCTTAGCTGCCACTTTCGGTGGCAGGCAGGTGTCATAACTAGCTTGCCATTACACCTCGCAGCGAGTGGGGCAACGTCTCCGATTTGGCAACAGTTGCCAAAAGCAAGTGCAAAATGTGTCGGCCCCAAAAGCTGCTCATACTAATTGATAACTCTgctgaaaaatacaaaaaaacaaataataataaataaactaaccAAATATGAACTTGGCTATGACAAAGCGGAATGTGTTAAATCTGAGAATGGCATGTACATCGTTATCTGTGGGAATCAGAGTTACTAAGCCCCCCAGATATTTGCCTACTAAATgctttatatgtatatttatttttaagtattataattactatttatatttatattttaaataattatctaGCTAGTGAGTCAAAGGAAACCTCTTTGATTAAGTGATTACCCTTGGCTCAGTTTGTGTTCGCTATCGGGCATCTTTAcactatttattatatatgtgTATGGGTTATCTGCAACACTCAGGATCTTTTGATTTCAAGACAATAACATGTCTCATATGTCATGTCTTAAAAAGATAAGAATCTTGTCGGAGTCCATCACTTACCTGGCTGGGCCCAGATAATTCGAGGTTGGAATTTCCTTTGtgtaacttattttaaaatcttatatatttttacaagttATTAACTTTTGGAAATTTCGCTAGATTTCTCAGATAACTTATTAAaacattaatattattattacaaattattcaaaaattccTTGGCAACTATACTCAGAGATAGTGGAGTTTGACCGCAGATATCTCGGGATCTTCTGTTGCAAACCTTTTGAAAATTCCCAGACAGGGGCCAGAGACAATGACCCAGGCACTCAGCTAGACAGTTTTACTGGGTTCGGCCTGACAGCCAAGAAACACTTTCAAAACCGCAGCGGATGGCTTGAACTGGGTCACCAAACCGCAGTCGCCACTCGAAaaggccacgcccacgcccccCTCTGAAGGTGTCTGGTTTTAacgattttttttcttttttttttttttttttttttttgttaaaataccAAACGAGAAATTACCGTACGCTGTCGGCCATTTTGAGACCTGGCCCCCAAAAACCTGTTGCCTTTAAATCGCAGTAAAACAAAGCAAAGTGtcgcttaaaaataaatatatttaacaataaaatgaaaaaaaaaaaacaaggggAATAATTAATTGCCTAGCGTTAAttgaaatgaataaattaaattaaacaggCATTTTGGCCATCTCCGAAGTGCTTGGAAGTTGGCCCCCGCCGTTGGGCGGCGTGGTGTTGCCCACTGTGGTCGTGCCCGGGTGCCGGAGATGAAGCAGCGGCGAGTCCACAGTGTCCAGACTGCTGATATCCGGATATCGGATCTTGGTGGACGATGAGGGGGGCGCTGAGCCCAGGTCTCGATAAGCATTGATGTCGTTTTCATGGTCGGGATTGGGAAATTCGCTGGCCAAATGGTAGATGACCTTCTTGAACAGGAACTCGGAGAGGTTGGTACGCAGGAAGAAGAGGAACATCCAGTTGGAGAAGTTGCACTTGTCAATCACCGCAGACAGTTCGTTTTCGTCCAGTCTGCCGGGCTTTGCCCAATACAGAGACCAGCGGGTGAAGGTGACACTAAGACAGGGAGGAGAAGGTTTACAAAGGATATTACAGAGGTGAGGGGATATCTCTGTTTCAATATACCAACTTACTTTCTGTAGAAACACAGCGTAAACAGTCGCCAGATGAGGCCCAGCACGGTGACCACCAGAAGGAAGGCATACCAGAACCACAAAATTGTGTAGATCTTCTCATTCATTATATTCAAAGCCATGACGCAGAGCGTATCGTGATCCTGCAGCGATCCGGAGGCACCAAACTTGTGGAACCTGCACTTGGTCACCTTGGGAAAGACCAGGTCCAAGATGCTCACCTCATTGGACCACCGGGCCTGCAGAGCCTGCGGTCCCAAGGACAAGAACTGGCCACCCAAAAACCGATTCGTCCAGGTGATTTGTATCAAAAGATTCACCAGATTCAGGATCTCGGCAAAGACCAAGTGAGCTCCCCAGGATTGATTCAAACGCATCCTATCGATCATCGTTCGCCGAATGTCCTTGATGCGCTCCTCCGCCTCGGCCATGGATGGTATGTTCAGCTTTCCTATCCTCAGACTGTCATTCTTCAGGTATCTGGTGAGACCCACCATGCGCAGGCCAAAGACCAAAGCCTTGACCCGACCGCCCTCCCACTTCTTCCACAGAAAGTGTGGTATGTAGAAGCACAGGGCCTGGAAGAACAGGACGAAGGGCACCCACTGGTAGTAGGCATGCCGCTTGATCGTGTGCTTCTCGGGATCATAGTGCCCGATGCCGGGGGGCTCGCTGCCCGGCTTGAAGGCGGTGTGGTTCAGGTCACGCACCTAGTGGGGGGTGAAGATAAGTGATAACTAAAAGGTATTCCGGAGGGTAACTTTGTGTTCCCTAAGAGAACTTATTGCTTCTAGTGACCCCAAACCCTTGAGATCTTTATCACTGTCGGGGTATACCCTTTTTCCAATTTTGGATTAGATAAAATCAAAGGTCTTAAAGGTGACCCCATCACTTACCACTGTAAAGGTCGGCGTGAAGAAACAAAAGGTGTTGATGACCGGAGCTATGACACCATCGGAAATGCACTGAATATGCTCCCCGATATACTGACGCGACGTGATCAGCAGGGTGGCCACCAGGAGCATTACAAAGGTCCATCGGTAGTGGAGCTTGAACACGATGTTGTCGATGACAACCCGCGTTATATCGAACTTGAGGTACTGCCTCACCGAGCTGAAGGTGTTCAGCATTGTGCCGTCGCCGGTGTGTTATCTCCGCGTTCCGATTTCGCTTTTTTGGATCTCTTAGCTTTCGGTTAAGATTACAAAGAAATGTTCTGGTGTCGGATGGATTTGGGTGCGCTCCGCTTGTCGCGGCTAGCTCCTCGCAACTGCAAGGCTCGCGACTCGATACTCAGCTCCGGGTTGCCGTATCCCCCCTCCAAAATCACAATTCTCCGTTCTACGTATTCTTCGGGAGAGGGTTTTCCATTCCGGCTGGCGTCTGTCTTATCGAGCTCTCTTTTTGGCCAAGGAGAGACGGCCATAGCCGATAAGATAGTGTAGCCCAGTGCCGGAGAAGCGCCAAATCAGCAATTTAATTGAGTTTAATGCAGAGTTGTCCAAAAGGGGAGAACCTACTGGGTGTACGTACAGCTACACTGAGGGAAACTATGTTGGATATATCACAGACAAAGTCTAGATTTttggtaaatatattttgaaaggaAAATGGGTTTCTCAAGAGCCAGTTTTACTTGTAGaacctttttaaaaaacatttcaattgatttttttgCCCAGTGTATCAAGTATCTcgctctttttctctctctgtgagCAATCCAAGTTTCTGGGTAGTACTACCTCTTATGGCTACTTCGTTTTGCCTTCGGCAAGTGGCTTACtgaaaagccgaatggcttgaACCTTTTGGGGTTCTCCAGGGTTCTCCCGGGTTCTCTGGTTGCAAAATTATACCCAGAAGGTGAGCGGGAATcggagacagagagagagaatgagTAAACCCAGAGCAAACTTAATTAGAGATCCAAAAACAGGCATATAGGCATTCCACTAAACAAATGATTCAGGGGATAATAATACATGTGACTCAAAGGAAAGAAGGATTGCCAAGTAGCCTCCAATTGAAGTTTCCAGAGATTGCAAATATACATTTGCAGTTCCTAAAATACTGCCATGAGTATTTGGAATTGTATAATGGAAATATCAAGAGTATTTCAGCATTTTatggaataataaataattgaccCACATCGAGTCTGTATTTAAGATCTTAAAATGGATGATATCTCAAGTGTTTGCCTATGAATCAGACTTGGGATCCCAAaactttataataataatatttcaaatatttggcGGCCACAATCTTATCTGCTAGTCAATCCCCCAAAGACAATGCCGGTTTCGTTAGCCTCTTTTTTGGGGACCCAGAATGTCGGCCCAGAGATCCGTACTATCAGTTGCCAAGTATCTATATCTGTTGCTTATCTTAGTGGCCCGACTTGGTCGTCGCATTCGGTGCTTATTACTTGAGCGCTTAAGTGGCGAACGTGGTCGGATAAGATAGACCTCTCAGATATAGACGGCGTGCGTAACCAGAGACCGTATATATTAGTAATTGCAACATTTTTAGCCGCTTGACTGGCCAagacgacgacggcggcggctCGAATTTTCCTCCTCCTCTAGGGTTTCGCTGGAAATTGTTGTTATGTTGTggtgatttctttttttatgattatttttgtGACGAAAGTTCATTGATTCATTGGATACGAAATTCGAATATCGGTCGAATTGCTCTAGATACAGGTACAAAGAGATATATAGAAGTAAAGGCGATTTtgcattgaaattgaaataaagcCAAACCGCAATGAAAACGAAATTCGAACCATTCAGGCAAGGCGTCCCAGCACTTTACCCTCGGCGAAAGATTTGATTACCAGgcatatatatgaatataagctatattttttttatatatacaaccATAAGCCACAAGCCCATAAATATTTAGCTGAAAAAGTGAAAGTGTTTCAACGctaaaagaattttataatatttatattaagttaaattatagaaatttatttttacattcaACTCAAAACTACATTTGTTTAGCTTTCTAATCATCAAATATCAAAGTTTAATGTCCGTTCATTTATTGAAAAGTTGTTGTCCGCTAAAAGGCTTATTTTTTAGGTCAAGTCAAGTCTCAAGTCTTTCCCAATTCAAGTCGTAATTACTGCCTGACAAGTGTTTTTGACATTTATAGAGAAGTCATATCAGagtttctttaattaaacCGATTGCAATACGATATTTATGTAAATGCCAGCAAAAAGCTGACTTGTCAACAAGCATTCTTGATATTCCAAACacttttttgcatatttaagcgtattttcttcaagttttttttttttttttatagggtTAAGGTTTATATATACTCTCTACAATCTGTAATTtagaattttgtatttatttcattgGGTTTTATTTGCTTTGATGCTGTGCCGCCACAGCAATTGATTAGGCAAACCAAAATCAAGTATCCCAGTATCTGAGTATCCACGCGATACTTGGCGACAACCAGcttgaaaacaaataaacacagATCCATTTTGCGTTGAGCTTGCTCTCAAGTTGCATAAGCGCGCTCCCACGGGAAAAGTATCTTCAGAATGAGGCCTGTATCTTCTTTCTCTTCGGGTCTTTAATGCGTGACGCAGACAACTTTTCGGCGAATTTTCAGACGTGTTGATGTTCGATTTCGCTCGCCAGAGGATGACTAAGGCAAATTAATTAACCAGCGGGAAATGACGATCGCACACGGAGagaaaaagaatatataaataaaaaataaaaaaataataaatataaaaataaaatattaataaataaaatatggataatatataaataaaaagagataAATAAGTAAAGACAGATATGAattatatctttttttatatttcttttggctttttctaaatacattttcatctGAAAAAGcgtacttaaaaaatatttaaataatatctttGACTTCCTTGATGATGTATCTTTAAGTAACATTTTTCTTTGTGCAGCGTGTGAAAGATACTGATACTGACATAAACAATACTGAATTCAAGCCAATcgccgatcaaaacaaactTTATCTAAACATTTATTCCTGGGCTTGTGTCTTATCATGTCCCAAGATTTTCCCAACTTCTCCTttcttatatatgtatatttatatatacatatatttttttagcaatattttataacttgTGCGAAAATTTGAGACATGTTTCTGCTGACAACAGAAAATGGGGGATTGATTTGGATCCAATATGATTTATTATAGGCCATTAAGGCTTTAGCTCTCAGTCCGGCGCTATTTATAGCCCAGACAGTAGTcgtcgcttttttttttagggatATATCCATATGTGTATATACTCTCACATATAGGCCTAATGGTTTTATAACAGATTTTTATTGTCGATCGCCGCCCGTCTCTCAGGTTGCAATGTCAATAATA
It encodes:
- the Inx7 gene encoding innexin inx7, which produces MLNTFSSVRQYLKFDITRVVIDNIVFKLHYRWTFVMLLVATLLITSRQYIGEHIQCISDGVIAPVINTFCFFTPTFTVVRDLNHTAFKPGSEPPGIGHYDPEKHTIKRHAYYQWVPFVLFFQALCFYIPHFLWKKWEGGRVKALVFGLRMVGLTRYLKNDSLRIGKLNIPSMAEAEERIKDIRRTMIDRMRLNQSWGAHLVFAEILNLVNLLIQITWTNRFLGGQFLSLGPQALQARWSNEVSILDLVFPKVTKCRFHKFGASGSLQDHDTLCVMALNIMNEKIYTILWFWYAFLLVVTVLGLIWRLFTLCFYRNVTFTRWSLYWAKPGRLDENELSAVIDKCNFSNWMFLFFLRTNLSEFLFKKVIYHLASEFPNPDHENDINAYRDLGSAPPSSSTKIRYPDISSLDTVDSPLLHLRHPGTTTVGNTTPPNGGGQLPSTSEMAKMPV